Within the Streptomyces sp. YIM 121038 genome, the region TAAGCGGCCTTGCCGCCGGCGGCATCCGCACTGGCGGCGGGCGCACCGAGCGCCCCCGCGATCAGCGTCGCCGCAACGAGAGCACCCGCGGATCCGAACGTCATCGCTCGTCTGCTCCGCGCGGTCATCGGGGTACGTGTCAAGTGGGGCCTCCCGCACATCGTTTCGGTCATTCCCTCGGTACGGGGATACTTCCGTCTGCGGGGGTGGTCAGGACAGATGTGGTTGTTGTTCTTTACCAATCCGATAAACGGACCGGCCAGTACGGTGAACGGTTCATGCACTTCAGCGGGCGGACGCTGGGGCTCCGGCTGGCTCGGGGAGCCAAACAGGGAGCCAAAGCACCGGGGTCAGTCGCCCTTCGGCGCCTCGTCGGCCGCCGGCCCCTCGTCCCCGAAGATGTCGTCCATGGCTTCCGCGCCCTCCGCGATGACCGGCCGCAGCTGCTTGCGGTAGACGCGCTCCGTCGTCCCGCTGCCGCTGTGGCCCACCAAGCGCGCGATGACTTCGATCGGGATGCCGTGGTCCGAGAGCAGGGACACGAAGCTCGTCCGTAGCTCGCGGGTGGTCCACTCCCCCGGGTTCTTGAACCCCGCCTCGCGCAGCAGCGCCCGGAGACTGCGCCGCACGTTCGTGGCGTCGCGCTGCGTTCCGGTGTCGGTGGGGAAGACGAGCCGCTGGTCCGTCCACGCTGCACCGGTTGCCCGGCATGCAGCCTTCTGCCGGGCTTTGTGCTCCTTCAGGACCAGAGCGGCCTGTTTCGGCATGGCCAGCGAGCGCCGACTCTTGTGGGTCTTGGTGTCGCCGTGCCGCCGGACGGAGCGCCAGACGTCCACGTGCGGCTTCTGGCCTCGCGCTTCGCCGAGATGCACGTGCTTCCAGGTGAGGGGGCGCGCCTCCTCCGGTCGGACTCCCACGAGGAGGGAGAGCACCACGTAGGCGTGGATCCAGGTGCCGTCCATGGCGCGCAGCACAGCCTCCCCCTGTTCCAGGGAGAGGGACTTGCTCGGCCGACCGGCCTGCCCTTCGGGTAACGCGACCATCTTGGCCACGTTCTGGGCGGCCCTGCCGCGTCTCTGCGCGTGCGTGATGGACCGCCGGAGGATCGCGAGCACCATCCTCAAGGACTGGGTCGCGAGCACTTTCGCACGGGCCTCCAGCCAGTCGTCCACTTCATCGGCTTCAAGGTCCCGCAGCTTAGCCGCACCCAGGTAGGGAACAACGTGATTGTCCGCCAGACTCCGGTACGTCCCGATGCTGGAGGCTTCCTTCCCTTTGAGACCTTGGGAAAGCCAGTCCCCAACTGCCTGCGCCACGGTGTAGTTGGCGGGCGCCTTCGCTCCGCGGGCCATCTCCTTGCGCAGCTCGCGCAGCTTCCGGCGTACCTCGGTCTTGGTCTTCCCTGTCACCTTCGGGCGCCGGCGCTTGCCTGACGGGGCGTGGCCGTGGGACATCGCGCCGACGTATCGGTTCTTGGACTTGTCCCAGTAGATGGAGTCCTCGCCGTGGCCTGCCTTCTTGCGGCCGGTGGATTCCTCGGTCATGCGGTGTGCCTTCCATGGGGAACGAGCAGGGCCGCACCCGTGCCGGGTGCGGCCCTGCTCAGATATCGGGTCAGGCGGTGGCTTCGGCCTCGTGCTTGAGGAGTTCGACGTACTGCGCGATGTACTCCGGCGGCACGAGTCGGCGGCGGCCGATGCGGACGGTCTGAAGTCGACCGAGGCGTATTTCCTCGTAGACCATCGAGCGTCCAATTCTCAAGGCCCTGGCTGCCTCTTCGGGGCGGTAGAGGACATGGTCGGCGAACTCAGCAACAGCGGTCATGCGGCGGTGCCTCCTCGGCTCCGGGGCGGCGGGCCTGCGACTGGAGTTGGTTCGGGGGTTCCTTGGAGCCCGCCTGTCCTAAGTGCGGATTTCTGCGTCATCGCGTCACTTGCGTCAATCAGGCTTTTGACCTGCGGGTTTCGGTGACGCAGCAGGGCGGGGGCTGCGTCACCGGTGACATGGGCACCGGTCACGGAGGTGACGCGGGTGACGCGGGTGACGCGGGTGACGCGGGTGACGCGGGTGACGCGGGTGACGCGGGATGACGCAGGATTCGCCGTCTGCGTCACGCCTTGCTGTCGCAGGTCAGGGGCCGTCTGGTGGGCCCGTGGTGACGCGGTGACGCAGGTCTTCCCTTCTTAGGACAAAGGAAGATGGGGTGTCTGTGGTCTTGCGTCGCCCCTTAGGGCTTGAAGAACGAGCCGCTTCGCGGCGCGACTCGTGCAGGGCGGCTGCGCCGCCGGAACAGCAAGAGGAGCACCCCGGGCGCGGCGTGCTCCTCTTGCTTGTCCGCCCTGGCGGTCAGAACGCGGGCTGCTGCTCGTGCTCCGGGGGCGGGGCCTGGTGGGTGATCTCGATGTAGCGGGCGGCGCTGGTGCGGCCCCAGTCGACCAGGACACCCCGGGCGGCCAGGGTGGGCTGGATGCGCCTGAGCCGGTCGGAGAGCACCTTGCCCGTGGTCGGCCACCCCTTGGGCAGGGGGCGGCACTCCTCGCCGCTGTAGAGGGCGCTGAGGGCGTGCAGCCACTCGGCCGACGTCATGCGCACGTCCTCGCCCGGGGCGAGCTCTGCGGCGTGCTTGAGGACCGTTTGTGCCAGGAGGTCGCCCTCGATGACGTCGTCATTCAGGTCATCCAGGCTTGCCCGGTAGGCGGCCAGCGTCCCGAAGCCGGTG harbors:
- a CDS encoding helix-turn-helix domain-containing protein, translating into MTAVAEFADHVLYRPEEAARALRIGRSMVYEEIRLGRLQTVRIGRRRLVPPEYIAQYVELLKHEAEATA
- a CDS encoding site-specific integrase, with translation MTEESTGRKKAGHGEDSIYWDKSKNRYVGAMSHGHAPSGKRRRPKVTGKTKTEVRRKLRELRKEMARGAKAPANYTVAQAVGDWLSQGLKGKEASSIGTYRSLADNHVVPYLGAAKLRDLEADEVDDWLEARAKVLATQSLRMVLAILRRSITHAQRRGRAAQNVAKMVALPEGQAGRPSKSLSLEQGEAVLRAMDGTWIHAYVVLSLLVGVRPEEARPLTWKHVHLGEARGQKPHVDVWRSVRRHGDTKTHKSRRSLAMPKQAALVLKEHKARQKAACRATGAAWTDQRLVFPTDTGTQRDATNVRRSLRALLREAGFKNPGEWTTRELRTSFVSLLSDHGIPIEVIARLVGHSGSGTTERVYRKQLRPVIAEGAEAMDDIFGDEGPAADEAPKGD